The following coding sequences are from one Pseudomonas mendocina window:
- a CDS encoding CoA-acylating methylmalonate-semialdehyde dehydrogenase, with product MPRTLPQLIDGQWQTSQAHELIEVTDPATQEVIALAPKATAEEIEAAVASAQKAFLAWREVPVSERARLMLRYQHLLKEHHDELAEILAQETGKTFADAKGDVWRGIEVAEHAANIASLMMGETVENVAREIDTASWIQPLGVCVGITPFNFPAMIPLWMFPLAIACGNTFILKPSEQDPLTPNRLAELFIEAGAPAGVLQVLHGGREQVDALLVHPAVRAVSFVGSVTVGQHVYRTGTQHLKRVQAFAGAKNHMVIMPDAPKDQVISNLLGASCGAAGQRCMAISVAVFVGESKQWIDELAEQMAALRPGHWQDSGAAYGPLISPQARQRVLRLIDEGKAEGAECLLDGSQCTVEGYPNGNWVGPTLFRGVTTKMSLYREEIFGPVLVCMEVDSLEEAIALVNASPYGNGTSLFTRSGGAARHFQHAIEVGQVGINVPIPVPLPFFSFTGWKGSFYGDLHAYGKQAVRFYTETKTVTSRWFDDTPLEAGPNMTIQLK from the coding sequence ATGCCCCGTACCCTGCCGCAACTGATCGACGGCCAATGGCAAACCAGCCAGGCGCATGAGCTGATCGAAGTCACCGACCCGGCCACCCAGGAGGTGATAGCGCTCGCCCCCAAGGCCACCGCCGAGGAAATCGAGGCGGCAGTGGCCAGTGCGCAGAAAGCCTTCCTCGCCTGGCGCGAGGTGCCGGTATCGGAACGTGCCCGCCTGATGCTGCGCTACCAGCACCTGCTCAAGGAACATCACGACGAGCTGGCGGAAATCCTCGCCCAGGAAACCGGCAAGACTTTCGCCGATGCCAAGGGCGACGTCTGGCGTGGTATCGAAGTGGCCGAACACGCGGCCAACATCGCCAGCCTGATGATGGGAGAAACGGTGGAGAACGTCGCCCGCGAGATCGACACCGCCAGCTGGATCCAGCCCCTGGGTGTGTGCGTCGGCATCACCCCATTCAACTTCCCGGCAATGATTCCGCTGTGGATGTTTCCGCTGGCCATCGCCTGCGGCAATACCTTCATCCTCAAACCCTCCGAGCAGGATCCACTGACGCCCAATCGCCTGGCCGAGCTGTTCATCGAGGCCGGCGCGCCGGCCGGCGTGCTGCAGGTGCTGCATGGCGGCCGCGAGCAGGTCGATGCGCTGCTGGTACACCCGGCCGTGCGTGCGGTGTCCTTCGTCGGCTCGGTGACGGTGGGCCAGCATGTCTACCGCACCGGCACCCAGCACCTGAAGCGCGTGCAGGCCTTCGCCGGGGCGAAGAACCATATGGTGATCATGCCGGACGCGCCCAAGGATCAGGTGATCAGCAACCTGCTCGGCGCCAGTTGCGGCGCGGCCGGGCAACGCTGCATGGCGATCAGCGTCGCGGTGTTCGTCGGTGAGTCGAAACAGTGGATCGACGAATTGGCCGAGCAGATGGCCGCATTGCGCCCCGGCCACTGGCAGGACAGTGGTGCCGCCTACGGCCCGCTGATCAGCCCGCAGGCGCGCCAGCGCGTGTTGCGCCTGATCGACGAAGGCAAAGCCGAAGGCGCCGAGTGCCTGCTCGATGGCTCACAGTGCACGGTCGAGGGTTACCCGAATGGCAACTGGGTCGGCCCGACCCTGTTCCGCGGGGTGACAACGAAGATGAGCCTGTACCGCGAGGAAATCTTCGGCCCGGTGCTGGTGTGCATGGAGGTAGACAGCCTCGAAGAGGCCATCGCACTGGTCAACGCCAGCCCCTACGGCAACGGCACCAGCCTGTTCACCCGCTCTGGCGGCGCTGCGCGGCACTTCCAGCATGCGATTGAAGTCGGCCAGGTGGGCATCAACGTACCGATTCCGGTGCCGCTGCCGTTCTTCTCCTTCACCGGCTGGAAAGGCTCGTTCTACGGCGACCTGCACGCCTACGGCAAACAGGCGGTGCGTTTCTATACCGAGACCAAGACAGTCACCAGTCGCTGGTTCGACGACACGCCACTGGAGGCCGGGCCGAACATGACCATTCAACTGAAATGA
- a CDS encoding DJ-1/PfpI family protein, producing the protein MAAKKILMLVGDYAEDYETMVPFQALLMVGHTVHAVCPGKTAGQTVRTAIHDFEGDQTYSEKPGHNFALNFDFAKVRAEDYDALLVPGGRAPEYLRLNAEVVALVKAFAQADKPIAAVCHGPQLLAAAGILQGRECSAYPACAPEVGLAGGTYVEIPVDQAHVQGNLVTAPAWPAHPAWLAAFLKVLGTEIRL; encoded by the coding sequence ATGGCTGCCAAGAAGATTCTCATGCTGGTCGGCGACTACGCCGAAGATTACGAAACCATGGTGCCGTTCCAGGCACTGTTGATGGTCGGTCACACGGTGCATGCGGTGTGTCCGGGCAAGACCGCCGGACAGACGGTGCGTACCGCCATTCACGATTTCGAGGGCGACCAGACCTACAGCGAGAAGCCAGGGCACAATTTCGCCCTCAACTTCGATTTCGCCAAGGTTCGCGCAGAGGACTACGACGCCTTGCTGGTACCCGGCGGCCGCGCCCCCGAGTACCTGCGCCTGAATGCCGAGGTAGTCGCCCTGGTCAAAGCTTTCGCCCAGGCTGACAAACCCATCGCTGCGGTTTGCCATGGCCCGCAACTGCTGGCCGCAGCCGGCATTTTGCAGGGCCGTGAGTGCAGTGCTTATCCGGCCTGTGCGCCGGAGGTGGGGCTGGCAGGCGGCACTTATGTGGAGATTCCGGTGGATCAGGCGCATGTGCAGGGCAATCTGGTCACGGCACCGGCATGGCCCGCGCATCCGGCCTGGTTGGCTGCGTTTCTCAAGGTGCTGGGCACGGAAATCCGTTTGTAA
- a CDS encoding enoyl-CoA hydratase produces the protein MSTALETYKSGIFDLTHKLTVEKHGHTALITINHPPANTWDRDSLIGLKQVVEHLNRDDEVYALVVTGQGPKFFSAGADLNMFADGDKARAREMARRFGEAFETLRDFRGVSIAAINGYAMGGGLECALACDIRIAERQAQMALPEAAVGLLPCAGGTQALPWLVGEGWAKRMILCGERIDAETALRIGLVEQVVDTGEARGTALLLAAKVARQSPVAVRTIKPLIQGARERGANTWLPEERERFVDLFDADDTREGVNAFLEKRDPQWRNK, from the coding sequence ATGAGCACTGCACTGGAAACCTACAAATCCGGCATCTTCGACCTGACCCACAAGCTCACCGTGGAGAAGCATGGTCACACTGCGCTGATCACCATCAACCACCCACCAGCCAATACCTGGGACCGTGATTCGCTGATCGGCCTCAAGCAGGTGGTCGAACACCTCAACCGCGACGACGAGGTCTACGCCCTGGTGGTGACCGGCCAGGGGCCGAAGTTCTTCAGCGCCGGCGCCGACCTGAACATGTTCGCCGACGGCGACAAGGCCCGCGCCCGCGAAATGGCACGACGCTTCGGCGAGGCCTTCGAAACCCTGCGCGATTTCCGTGGCGTATCCATCGCCGCGATCAACGGCTACGCCATGGGCGGCGGCCTGGAGTGCGCCCTGGCCTGCGACATCCGCATCGCCGAACGGCAGGCGCAGATGGCCCTGCCGGAAGCCGCCGTGGGCCTCTTGCCCTGCGCCGGCGGCACCCAGGCGCTGCCCTGGCTGGTGGGTGAAGGCTGGGCCAAGCGCATGATTCTCTGTGGCGAGCGCATCGATGCTGAAACTGCCCTGCGTATCGGTCTGGTCGAGCAGGTGGTGGACACCGGCGAAGCACGCGGCACTGCCCTGCTGCTGGCAGCCAAGGTGGCGCGACAAAGCCCGGTGGCGGTACGCACCATCAAGCCGCTGATTCAAGGCGCACGCGAGCGCGGCGCAAACACCTGGCTGCCAGAAGAGCGCGAGCGTTTCGTCGACCTGTTCGACGCCGACGACACCCGTGAAGGCGTCAATGCCTTTCTGGAAAAGCGCGACCCGCAGTGGCGCAACAAGTGA
- a CDS encoding AraC family transcriptional regulator yields the protein MGLRVETSNWPLPLGGQRFITPPRLRRLLARHPLSLGCYPLAIGFYPDAVEHQMRRAQPDDHLLIYCRSGQGWLETADGRFEVSAGDLLLLPKAVAHAYGADAQSPWTIYWVHFDGSLSEDFLSLLGTQSLRRIGVQPRLLGDFEALLGLQRQSLNALPFIHAAHRLQAMLSSLAVLPARVNLKSGRVLDIEAVQAVMREHLHDSLNLDELAAQFKLSRFHFAKTYRALTGHAPIQDFIQLKMALACRLLDRGDMEVRQVAEQLGYDDPYYFSRLFRKVVGMAPSHYRALHQG from the coding sequence ATGGGCTTGCGCGTGGAGACTTCCAATTGGCCGCTGCCACTGGGCGGGCAGCGCTTCATCACGCCGCCGCGTTTGCGTCGTCTGCTGGCTCGCCATCCGCTGAGCCTGGGGTGCTATCCATTGGCCATCGGCTTTTATCCGGATGCGGTCGAGCACCAGATGCGCCGCGCGCAACCCGACGATCATCTATTGATCTATTGCCGCTCCGGCCAGGGTTGGCTGGAAACGGCGGATGGACGATTCGAGGTCAGCGCTGGCGATCTGCTGCTGTTGCCCAAGGCTGTCGCGCATGCCTATGGCGCCGATGCGCAAAGCCCCTGGACGATCTACTGGGTGCACTTCGACGGTAGCCTCAGTGAGGACTTCCTGAGCCTGCTGGGTACGCAGTCGCTGCGGCGCATTGGTGTGCAACCCCGATTGCTCGGCGACTTCGAGGCGCTGTTGGGCTTGCAGCGCCAGAGCCTCAACGCCTTGCCCTTCATCCATGCCGCGCACCGTTTGCAGGCGATGCTCAGCTCCCTGGCGGTGCTGCCGGCACGGGTCAACCTCAAGTCCGGACGGGTGCTGGATATCGAGGCGGTGCAGGCGGTGATGCGCGAGCATCTGCACGACAGTCTCAACCTCGATGAGCTGGCCGCCCAGTTCAAGCTGTCGCGCTTTCATTTCGCCAAGACCTACCGTGCGCTGACCGGCCACGCGCCGATCCAGGACTTCATCCAGTTGAAGATGGCCCTGGCCTGCCGCCTGCTCGACCGTGGCGATATGGAGGTGCGTCAGGTGGCCGAGCAACTGGGCTATGACGACCCCTATTACTTCTCGCGGCTGTTTCGCAAGGTGGTGGGCATGGCGCCCAGTCACTACCGGGCGTTGCACCAGGGGTAG
- the ung gene encoding uracil-DNA glycosylase: MTEDRIKLEASWKHALREEFDKPYMSELREFLRAEKAAGKEIYPPGPLIFNALNSTPLNQVKVVIIGQDPYHGPGQAHGLCFSVQPGVQTPPSLVNIYKELKRDLNIDIPSHGYLQSWADQGVLLLNTSLTVERANAGSHAGKGWQFFTDRVIEVVSEHQPKLVFLLWGSHAQSKQRLIDPTKHLVLRSPHPSPLSAHRGFIGNGHFSRCNQFLVQNGMAPIEWQVPAL; this comes from the coding sequence ATGACCGAAGATCGCATCAAACTCGAAGCCAGCTGGAAGCACGCGCTGCGCGAGGAGTTCGACAAGCCTTACATGAGCGAGCTGCGTGAGTTCCTGCGTGCGGAAAAGGCTGCCGGCAAGGAGATTTACCCGCCGGGACCGCTGATCTTCAATGCCCTCAACTCCACGCCGCTGAACCAGGTGAAGGTGGTGATCATTGGCCAGGATCCTTACCACGGCCCCGGCCAGGCCCACGGTCTGTGTTTCTCGGTGCAGCCCGGCGTGCAGACGCCGCCGTCTCTGGTGAACATCTACAAGGAGCTCAAGCGCGACCTGAACATCGATATCCCGTCGCATGGCTACCTGCAAAGCTGGGCCGACCAGGGCGTATTGCTGCTCAATACCTCGTTGACCGTCGAGCGCGCCAATGCTGGTTCGCACGCGGGCAAAGGCTGGCAGTTCTTCACCGACCGGGTGATCGAAGTGGTCAGCGAACATCAGCCCAAGCTGGTGTTCCTGCTCTGGGGCAGCCATGCGCAGAGCAAGCAGCGCCTGATCGATCCGACCAAGCATCTGGTGTTGCGCTCGCCACACCCGTCGCCGCTGTCGGCGCACCGTGGCTTCATCGGCAATGGCCATTTCAGCCGCTGCAACCAGTTCCTGGTGCAGAACGGCATGGCCCCCATCGAATGGCAGGTGCCGGCGCTGTAA
- a CDS encoding acyl-CoA dehydrogenase family protein, whose amino-acid sequence MDFELSDEQRLLTDSARAFATRELAPHAADWDRDHHFPVEVIRRASEQGYLALYIAEEDGGLGLSRLSSSLIFEQLAAGCVATTAYLTIHNMATWMLASFADQALKDAWLPGLISGQSLASYCLTEPDAGSDAANLRTRARRDGNDYVIDGSKCFISGAGSTDVLIVMARSGEDGAKGISCFLVPADAPGVRYGRNEDKMGWKAQPTRTITFEGVRIPASHRIGPEGEGFVYAMKGLDGGRLNIASCSLGAAQAALEQSLRYVEERKQFGKPLSQFQALQFKLADMLTDLTASRQMVRLAAHKLDHGHGEASLYCAMAKRFATDHCFAVCNEALQLHGGYGYLNDYPLERWVRDARVHQILEGTNEIMRVIVARRLLQQGGMLDHLL is encoded by the coding sequence ATGGACTTCGAACTCAGTGATGAACAACGCCTGCTCACCGACAGCGCCCGCGCCTTCGCCACGCGGGAACTGGCGCCCCACGCCGCCGACTGGGACCGTGACCATCACTTCCCCGTCGAGGTGATCCGCCGCGCCTCCGAACAGGGTTATCTGGCCCTGTATATCGCCGAAGAGGATGGCGGCCTGGGCCTGTCGCGGCTCTCCAGTTCGCTGATCTTCGAGCAGCTGGCGGCCGGCTGCGTGGCCACCACCGCATACCTGACCATCCACAACATGGCCACCTGGATGCTCGCCAGCTTCGCCGACCAGGCGCTCAAGGACGCCTGGTTGCCGGGGCTTATTTCCGGTCAGTCGCTGGCCTCCTACTGCCTGACCGAACCGGACGCCGGCTCCGATGCGGCCAACCTGCGTACCCGCGCGCGCCGTGACGGCAACGACTACGTGATCGACGGCAGCAAGTGCTTTATCTCCGGCGCCGGCAGTACCGACGTGCTGATCGTCATGGCGCGCAGCGGCGAGGACGGCGCCAAGGGTATCTCCTGCTTCCTGGTACCCGCCGACGCCCCCGGCGTACGCTACGGGCGCAACGAGGACAAGATGGGCTGGAAGGCGCAGCCGACCCGCACCATCACCTTCGAGGGCGTGCGTATTCCCGCCAGCCACCGCATCGGCCCGGAAGGCGAAGGCTTCGTCTACGCCATGAAAGGCCTCGATGGTGGCCGTCTCAATATTGCCAGCTGCTCGCTGGGGGCGGCCCAGGCAGCGCTGGAACAGAGCCTGCGCTACGTCGAGGAACGCAAGCAGTTCGGCAAGCCGCTCAGTCAGTTCCAGGCTTTGCAATTCAAACTGGCCGACATGCTCACCGACCTCACCGCCAGCCGGCAGATGGTGCGCCTGGCCGCACACAAACTCGACCATGGGCATGGCGAAGCCAGCCTGTATTGCGCCATGGCCAAGCGCTTCGCCACCGACCACTGCTTCGCTGTCTGCAACGAAGCCCTGCAACTGCACGGCGGTTATGGCTATCTGAATGACTACCCCCTGGAGCGCTGGGTGCGTGACGCCCGTGTGCACCAGATACTGGAAGGTACCAACGAAATCATGCGGGTGATCGTCGCCCGCCGCCTGCTGCAGCAAGGCGGCATGCTCGATCACTTGCTGTAA
- a CDS encoding ribbon-helix-helix domain-containing protein, translated as MCELYVKADPILYESRSRSLRIRGVVTTLRLENQFWDILREIAEVDGMTTNQLIAKLYEEVMDFRGEVVNFASFLRVSCTRYLAQKAGRQVPLRVVGTAG; from the coding sequence ATGTGCGAACTCTATGTAAAGGCCGACCCCATCCTCTATGAGTCCCGCTCGCGTTCGCTGCGTATCCGCGGCGTGGTGACCACTTTGCGCCTGGAGAATCAGTTCTGGGACATCCTGCGCGAGATCGCCGAAGTCGACGGCATGACCACCAACCAGCTGATCGCCAAGTTGTACGAAGAGGTGATGGATTTTCGCGGCGAAGTGGTCAACTTCGCCTCCTTCCTGCGCGTCAGCTGCACCCGTTACCTGGCGCAGAAGGCTGGGCGTCAGGTGCCATTGCGCGTGGTCGGGACAGCGGGCTAG
- the mmsB gene encoding 3-hydroxyisobutyrate dehydrogenase — protein MTQIAFIGLGHMGLPMARNLLKAGYPLKVFDLVHSVVDTLAGEGALAADSAVDAIDQAQVVISMLPASRHVESLYLGDDGLLNQLPAGTLVIECSTIAPESARKVHAAASERGIALLDAPVSGGTGGAAAGTLTFMVGGDAQALEKARPMLAAMGKNIFHAGPDGAGQVAKVCNNQVLAVQMIATAEAMAMGVANGLDPAVLAEIMRQSSGGNWTLEKYNPWPGVMENAPASKGYSGGFMAELMAKDLGLAQETASHNGNSAPMGALALQLYRLLLKQGKGKQDFSVVQQLFV, from the coding sequence ATGACCCAGATCGCCTTCATCGGCCTTGGCCACATGGGCCTGCCCATGGCCCGCAACCTGCTCAAGGCGGGCTACCCGCTGAAAGTCTTCGACCTGGTGCACAGCGTCGTCGACACCCTGGCAGGCGAAGGCGCCCTGGCGGCCGATAGCGCCGTCGACGCCATCGATCAGGCCCAGGTAGTGATCAGCATGCTGCCCGCCAGCCGCCACGTGGAAAGCCTGTATCTAGGCGACGACGGGCTGCTCAACCAACTGCCAGCCGGCACGCTGGTGATCGAGTGCTCGACCATCGCCCCGGAGTCCGCGCGCAAGGTGCACGCCGCCGCGAGCGAGCGCGGCATCGCCCTCCTTGATGCGCCGGTGTCCGGCGGCACTGGTGGTGCCGCAGCCGGTACCCTGACCTTCATGGTCGGCGGTGATGCGCAGGCACTGGAGAAGGCCAGGCCAATGCTCGCCGCCATGGGCAAGAACATCTTCCATGCCGGCCCTGATGGCGCTGGCCAGGTGGCCAAGGTGTGCAACAACCAGGTGCTTGCCGTGCAGATGATCGCCACCGCCGAGGCCATGGCCATGGGTGTGGCCAACGGCCTGGATCCGGCGGTACTGGCAGAGATCATGCGGCAGAGTTCGGGCGGCAACTGGACGCTGGAGAAATACAATCCCTGGCCTGGCGTGATGGAAAACGCCCCCGCTTCGAAAGGTTATAGCGGTGGTTTCATGGCCGAGCTCATGGCCAAGGATCTGGGCCTGGCTCAGGAAACCGCCAGCCACAATGGCAACAGCGCGCCGATGGGTGCGCTGGCGCTGCAGCTCTACCGCCTGCTGCTCAAACAGGGCAAGGGCAAGCAGGATTTTTCGGTGGTGCAGCAGCTGTTCGTATGA
- a CDS encoding HDOD domain-containing protein, which yields MSLSPEAIRFALLTRFLKGQAKVPQMPEAAMRIRQLLEDPRTSLEQLARVINSDPPLSAYLMQFAESPLIRSARPCVSMRDLLARLGTRQLGTLVLGFAARNLFISKEKPLQQVFRQRWRKARERAAFCAVLAQRCDQSLDDAMLAGLLQDIGSLPLLAELEHWPDFPRDAQSLDGLCDYLSGDIGALVLTRWQVPTTLVECARQRNKWLYDHDGEADLTDLVLLASALQIQPANLPEPLPAQCRLGLEQPLANLSETLQDEQQLWLRMLA from the coding sequence ATGTCGCTGTCCCCCGAAGCCATTCGCTTCGCCCTGCTCACCCGTTTTCTCAAAGGACAGGCCAAGGTGCCGCAGATGCCGGAAGCGGCCATGCGCATCCGCCAACTGCTGGAAGACCCGCGAACCTCATTGGAGCAACTGGCGCGCGTGATCAACAGCGACCCACCGCTGTCCGCCTACCTCATGCAATTCGCCGAAAGCCCGCTGATTCGCAGCGCCCGTCCGTGCGTCTCGATGCGCGACCTGCTCGCCCGCCTCGGCACCCGCCAGCTCGGTACGCTGGTGCTGGGTTTTGCCGCGCGCAATCTGTTCATCAGCAAGGAGAAGCCCTTGCAGCAGGTGTTTCGTCAGCGCTGGCGCAAGGCACGGGAGCGGGCAGCGTTCTGCGCCGTGCTGGCGCAACGCTGCGATCAATCGCTCGATGACGCCATGCTCGCAGGTCTGTTGCAGGACATCGGCAGCCTGCCGCTATTGGCGGAGCTGGAGCACTGGCCGGACTTTCCGCGTGACGCACAATCGCTGGATGGCCTTTGTGATTACCTGTCCGGCGATATTGGCGCCCTGGTGCTGACCCGCTGGCAGGTGCCGACCACGCTGGTCGAATGCGCCAGGCAGCGCAACAAATGGCTGTACGATCACGACGGCGAAGCCGACCTGACCGACCTGGTGCTGCTGGCCAGCGCGTTGCAGATACAACCGGCGAACCTCCCCGAGCCACTGCCGGCGCAGTGCCGCCTGGGGCTTGAACAACCATTGGCCAACCTGAGCGAAACGCTGCAGGACGAGCAGCAACTGTGGCTGCGCATGCTGGCCTGA
- a CDS encoding ABC transporter substrate-binding protein, which yields MRRLTATLALWAGITACAQAAEPITLGLNYPRTGPYKEEGLAQMRGALLAIDEINATGGVLGRPLRLSSKDTASRPAKAEKNVDKLAAEGAAMLFGGASSAVAIAAGKRAKQHGLLYFGTLTYSNDTTGKDGHRYMFRECNNAWMSAQVLGQYLSKTQPNKRYFYVTADYTWGHTSEASLRHATVTDDVGQHASVRVPFPGARLADYTDALTQAASSNADILALVLFGEDLVRAMRIAKDLGLTERMQIVAPNLTQSMVEQAGPELMQGVVGTEPWTWRVPALEKSVRGEAFVQSFKSRYEMYPSSSAASAYSIVQQWADAAKRANSLDSEALIKALEGHRYTLLKDEQQWRAFDHQNLQTVYAVRVKSRDEVLKDPLKQDYFEIVDRLDASSALPSLAQWQAERRAGGQPPTLQ from the coding sequence ATGCGCCGACTGACTGCCACGCTGGCCCTGTGGGCCGGAATCACCGCCTGTGCGCAGGCTGCCGAGCCGATCACCCTCGGCCTCAACTACCCGCGCACCGGCCCTTATAAAGAGGAGGGGTTGGCGCAGATGCGTGGAGCCCTGCTGGCCATCGATGAAATCAACGCCACCGGCGGTGTGCTGGGGCGGCCTTTGCGCCTGTCCAGCAAGGACACTGCCTCGCGTCCGGCCAAGGCCGAGAAGAACGTCGACAAGCTGGCTGCCGAGGGCGCGGCGATGCTCTTCGGCGGAGCCTCCAGCGCCGTCGCCATCGCTGCGGGCAAACGCGCCAAGCAACACGGGCTGCTGTATTTCGGCACCCTCACCTATTCCAACGACACCACCGGCAAGGACGGCCACCGCTACATGTTCCGCGAATGCAACAACGCCTGGATGAGCGCCCAGGTGCTCGGCCAGTACCTGAGCAAGACCCAGCCGAACAAGCGCTATTTCTACGTCACCGCCGACTACACCTGGGGCCATACCAGCGAGGCATCGCTGCGCCACGCCACAGTGACCGATGACGTCGGCCAGCATGCCAGTGTGCGCGTGCCCTTCCCCGGCGCCCGCCTGGCCGACTATACCGATGCCCTGACCCAGGCGGCCTCCAGTAATGCCGACATCCTCGCCCTGGTACTGTTCGGCGAAGACCTGGTGCGCGCCATGCGCATCGCCAAGGATCTGGGCCTGACCGAGCGCATGCAGATCGTCGCGCCCAACCTGACCCAGAGCATGGTCGAACAGGCAGGCCCGGAACTGATGCAGGGCGTGGTCGGCACCGAACCCTGGACATGGCGAGTGCCGGCGCTGGAAAAATCGGTGCGAGGCGAAGCCTTCGTCCAGTCCTTCAAGAGCCGCTACGAGATGTACCCCTCCAGCTCGGCCGCCTCGGCCTACAGCATCGTCCAGCAATGGGCCGATGCCGCCAAACGTGCCAACAGCCTCGACAGTGAAGCGCTGATCAAGGCGCTGGAAGGCCACCGCTACACCCTGCTGAAAGACGAGCAGCAATGGCGCGCCTTCGATCACCAGAACCTGCAGACGGTCTACGCCGTGCGGGTGAAATCGCGTGACGAGGTGCTCAAGGATCCGCTCAAGCAGGACTACTTCGAAATCGTCGACCGCCTCGATGCCAGCAGCGCGCTGCCCAGCCTCGCGCAATGGCAGGCCGAGCGCCGTGCCGGCGGCCAACCCCCGACCTTGCAATGA
- a CDS encoding PaaI family thioesterase — MNASTGISRERLEQALAHSTFAQLLGAELLDFEPGRVSLQVHSRPDLCQHHGYMHGAVVGFMIDSGCAWAAASMVGDVVTSEYKLNLLAPALGEKLICRAEVLKAGQRQAVCRADVFAVKDRQEKLVATGLATIARV, encoded by the coding sequence ATGAACGCTTCTACCGGTATAAGCCGCGAGCGCCTGGAACAAGCACTTGCCCACTCCACATTCGCCCAACTGCTCGGCGCTGAGCTACTCGACTTCGAGCCTGGCCGGGTCAGCTTGCAGGTACATAGCCGCCCTGACCTGTGCCAGCATCACGGCTATATGCATGGGGCGGTAGTCGGTTTCATGATCGATAGCGGGTGCGCCTGGGCAGCAGCCTCGATGGTCGGCGACGTCGTTACCAGCGAGTACAAACTCAACCTGCTCGCGCCAGCACTTGGTGAAAAACTGATATGCCGGGCCGAAGTGCTCAAGGCCGGTCAGCGCCAGGCGGTATGCAGAGCCGATGTGTTCGCAGTGAAGGATCGTCAGGAAAAGCTCGTAGCCACCGGCCTGGCCACCATCGCTCGGGTGTAG
- a CDS encoding enoyl-CoA hydratase/isomerase family protein, translated as MNVTFEERPSLHGYRIGIATLDAEKSLNALSLPMIKALDDRLKAWADDPEIACVVLRGNGPKAFCAGGDVVQLVNQCREHPGEVPPLARHFFADEYRLDHRIHTYPKPFICWAHGHVLGGGMGLMQGAGIRIVTPSSRLGMPEINIGLYPDVGGSWFLARLPGRLGLFLGLTAASINARDALDLNLADRFLRDDQQDALLTGLVQLNWREQPDAQLHSLLRALENQARPELPSAQWLSRRERIDELLDVADLPAAVSAISVLQQDEDALLARAAKTLAHGCPLTAHLVWQQIRRARHLSLAEVFRMEYAMSLNCCRYPEFPEGVRARLIDKDQTPRWHWPDVAAIPPAVIDGHFTAAWEGEHPLTDL; from the coding sequence ATGAATGTGACCTTCGAAGAACGCCCCAGCCTGCACGGCTACCGCATCGGCATCGCCACCCTGGACGCCGAGAAAAGCCTCAACGCGTTGTCGTTGCCGATGATCAAGGCGCTCGACGACCGCCTCAAGGCCTGGGCTGACGACCCTGAGATCGCCTGCGTCGTGTTGCGCGGCAACGGCCCCAAGGCCTTCTGTGCCGGGGGCGACGTGGTGCAACTGGTCAACCAGTGTCGCGAACATCCTGGCGAAGTGCCGCCCCTGGCGCGGCACTTCTTTGCCGATGAATACCGTCTCGACCACCGCATCCACACCTACCCCAAACCCTTCATCTGCTGGGCGCACGGGCACGTGCTGGGCGGTGGCATGGGCCTGATGCAGGGTGCCGGCATCCGTATCGTCACCCCGAGCAGTCGCCTGGGCATGCCGGAGATCAATATCGGCCTGTACCCGGATGTCGGCGGCAGTTGGTTCCTTGCCCGCCTGCCAGGTCGCCTTGGGCTGTTTCTCGGCCTCACCGCTGCCAGCATCAATGCCCGCGATGCGCTGGATCTGAACCTCGCAGACCGCTTCCTGCGTGACGACCAGCAGGACGCCCTGCTGACCGGCCTGGTACAACTGAACTGGCGCGAGCAGCCCGACGCTCAGTTGCACAGTCTGTTGCGGGCGCTGGAAAACCAAGCGCGGCCGGAGCTACCGAGCGCCCAGTGGCTATCACGCCGCGAACGTATCGACGAGTTGCTCGACGTCGCCGACCTGCCCGCTGCCGTATCCGCCATCAGCGTCCTGCAGCAGGACGAAGACGCCCTGCTCGCACGCGCCGCCAAGACTCTCGCCCATGGCTGCCCACTGACCGCGCACTTGGTCTGGCAACAGATTCGTCGCGCCCGCCATCTATCGCTGGCCGAGGTGTTCCGCATGGAATACGCCATGAGCCTTAACTGTTGCCGCTACCCGGAATTTCCCGAAGGCGTGCGCGCCCGCCTGATCGACAAGGATCAGACGCCGCGTTGGCATTGGCCGGACGTCGCCGCGATCCCGCCAGCCGTGATCGACGGGCACTTCACCGCGGCATGGGAGGGCGAACATCCATTGACCGATCTGTAA